One Lysobacter enzymogenes DNA segment encodes these proteins:
- a CDS encoding TonB-dependent receptor plug domain-containing protein: MTQRHDRTPQGLAPQDAAARARRNALSAALLAALYLPLAAQAQDAAPAGEAKTIDKVTVTGSRIKRAEIEGPAPVTVITTEQIKREGFANVYEALSSLTEVTGSVQADVNKGPTPNASPLNLRNLGPGRTLLLIDGRRVADYPLPYEGRGNFANFNNIPMSAVERIEVLASGGSAIYGSDAMAGVINIIMKKNFNGDEVRIKGGTTTRGGGDSYDLSWTGGRTGEKWSATYGVQLSGRETIFAGQRGFLASDLEPAATVKPLVNDPWPWVWGVELIDTAAKRRVTPPAGACDRFQDLPLHNFLGNDGNAPEFPGYSCSQSRGNSLWSLRNGSDNRSGFGNFSYDFDNGMQAWVSASVWDSDGESRQDEALRFELNRGGAFYDQNTGNTYQARRAFTVPEAGSRDPFLFNTSERSWDLAAGLRGRFGERFNWDATVGRTEYKVDFSFPGMLQGAVDSYFLGPQLGTNNGLPVYALDQGKFWSPMTPETFRQLTTRGKSSAESWMNQAQFSVNGDLFELPAGPVGFAGVIEAGSQGYRLKPDPLTFGPNKLYDQPGGTNQGGGDRKRYAVGVEFKVPVFKTLDVTTAGRFDRYDDDARKESNFTWNAGIEWRPIESLLVRGAYNTTFRAPDMHYLFATSGTGTQEDTDVSTCVSRGLGPDCSTQALYYRHNIARTGNLKLESETGKSWSAGLVWDAAENLSFSADYWRMTIDNQVRDFDIADILDLESQCRNGRTRRASDRMQVTPGSSTCSDIVSRVTRSAPGTNSFGVADPNYPIGQVVSVFSGPINIAYREVAGVDFTARYKIPATRFGDFSFQFNYTNQLKNNEQRDPGSPMQENRDKEVRTFARASASWSRGPWNATLFANRIGHVNGDGYNECAPILPGQTDTSCHMVGKLKAPVYFNLTAGYQLTEQARVNLYVDNLFDEADYKDPYKKFFAYANERVFTRVGREISAEFVYKFD; encoded by the coding sequence ATGACTCAACGACACGACCGCACGCCGCAGGGCCTCGCACCGCAAGACGCCGCCGCGCGCGCGCGCCGCAACGCCCTCAGCGCGGCCCTGCTGGCGGCGCTGTACCTGCCGCTGGCCGCGCAGGCGCAGGACGCCGCGCCGGCCGGCGAGGCCAAGACCATCGACAAGGTCACCGTGACCGGCTCGCGCATCAAGCGCGCCGAGATCGAAGGCCCGGCGCCGGTGACGGTGATCACCACCGAGCAGATCAAGCGCGAAGGCTTCGCCAACGTGTACGAGGCGCTGAGCTCGCTGACCGAGGTCACCGGCTCGGTCCAGGCCGACGTCAACAAGGGCCCCACGCCGAACGCCAGCCCGCTGAACCTGCGCAACCTCGGCCCCGGCCGCACCCTGCTGCTGATCGACGGCCGCCGCGTCGCCGATTACCCGCTGCCCTACGAGGGCCGCGGCAACTTCGCCAACTTCAACAACATCCCGATGTCGGCGGTGGAGCGGATCGAAGTGCTGGCCAGCGGCGGCTCGGCGATCTACGGCTCCGACGCGATGGCCGGCGTGATCAACATCATCATGAAGAAGAACTTCAACGGCGATGAGGTGCGGATCAAGGGCGGCACCACCACCCGCGGCGGCGGCGATTCCTACGACCTGTCGTGGACCGGCGGACGCACCGGCGAGAAGTGGAGCGCGACCTACGGCGTGCAGCTCAGCGGCCGCGAGACCATCTTCGCCGGCCAGCGCGGCTTCCTCGCTTCCGACCTGGAACCGGCGGCGACGGTCAAGCCGCTGGTCAACGACCCGTGGCCGTGGGTGTGGGGCGTGGAGCTGATCGACACCGCCGCCAAGCGCCGCGTCACCCCGCCGGCCGGCGCCTGCGACCGCTTCCAGGACCTGCCGCTGCACAACTTCCTCGGCAACGACGGCAACGCGCCCGAGTTCCCCGGCTACAGCTGCTCGCAGTCGCGCGGCAATTCGTTGTGGAGCCTGCGCAACGGCTCCGACAACCGTTCCGGTTTCGGCAACTTCAGCTACGACTTCGACAACGGCATGCAGGCCTGGGTCAGCGCGTCGGTGTGGGACAGCGACGGCGAGTCGCGCCAGGACGAGGCGCTGCGTTTCGAGCTCAACCGCGGCGGCGCGTTCTACGATCAAAACACCGGCAACACCTACCAGGCGCGGCGCGCGTTCACCGTGCCCGAGGCCGGCAGCCGCGATCCGTTCCTGTTCAACACCAGCGAACGCTCCTGGGACCTCGCCGCCGGCCTGCGCGGCCGCTTCGGCGAGCGCTTCAACTGGGACGCCACCGTCGGCCGCACCGAGTACAAGGTCGACTTCAGCTTCCCGGGCATGCTGCAGGGCGCGGTCGACAGCTACTTCCTCGGTCCGCAACTGGGCACCAACAACGGCCTGCCGGTGTATGCGCTGGACCAGGGCAAGTTCTGGTCGCCGATGACGCCGGAGACCTTCCGCCAGCTGACCACCCGCGGCAAGAGCAGCGCCGAGTCGTGGATGAACCAGGCCCAGTTCTCGGTCAACGGCGACCTGTTCGAACTGCCGGCCGGCCCGGTCGGTTTCGCCGGCGTGATCGAGGCCGGTTCGCAGGGCTACCGGCTCAAGCCCGATCCGCTGACCTTCGGCCCGAACAAGCTCTACGACCAGCCCGGCGGCACCAACCAGGGCGGCGGCGACCGCAAGCGCTACGCGGTCGGCGTCGAGTTCAAGGTGCCGGTGTTCAAGACCCTCGACGTGACCACCGCCGGCCGCTTCGACCGCTACGACGACGACGCGCGCAAGGAAAGCAACTTCACCTGGAACGCCGGCATCGAGTGGCGCCCGATCGAAAGCCTGCTGGTGCGCGGCGCCTACAACACCACGTTCCGCGCGCCGGACATGCATTACCTGTTCGCCACCAGCGGCACCGGCACCCAGGAAGACACCGACGTGTCCACCTGCGTGAGCCGCGGCCTCGGCCCGGATTGCAGCACGCAGGCGCTGTACTACCGCCACAACATCGCCCGCACCGGCAACCTCAAGCTGGAAAGCGAGACCGGCAAGTCGTGGAGCGCCGGCCTGGTGTGGGACGCGGCCGAGAACCTGTCGTTCAGCGCCGACTACTGGCGCATGACCATCGACAACCAGGTCCGCGATTTCGACATCGCCGACATCCTCGACCTGGAAAGCCAGTGCCGCAACGGCCGCACCCGCCGCGCCAGCGACCGCATGCAGGTCACGCCGGGCTCGTCGACCTGTTCGGACATCGTCTCGCGCGTGACCCGCAGCGCGCCGGGCACCAATTCGTTCGGCGTCGCCGACCCGAACTATCCGATCGGGCAGGTGGTGTCGGTGTTCAGCGGCCCGATCAACATCGCCTACCGCGAAGTGGCCGGCGTCGACTTCACCGCCCGCTACAAGATCCCGGCGACCCGCTTCGGCGATTTCAGCTTCCAGTTCAACTACACCAACCAGCTCAAGAACAACGAGCAGCGCGACCCGGGTTCGCCGATGCAGGAGAACCGCGACAAGGAAGTGCGCACCTTCGCCCGCGCCAGCGCCAGCTGGAGTCGCGGCCCGTGGAACGCGACCTTGTTCGCCAACCGCATCGGCCACGTCAACGGCGACGGCTACAACGAGTGCGCGCCGATCCTGCCGGGCCAGACCGACACCTCCTGCCACATGGTCGGCAAGCTCAAGGCGCCGGTGTACTTTAACCTGACCGCGGGCTATCAGCTGACTGAGCAGGCCCGGGTCAACCTGTACGTCGACAACCTGTTCGACGAAGCCGATTACAAGGACCCCTACAAGAAGTTCTTCGCCTACGCCAACGAACGCGTGTTCACCCGCGTGGGTCGTGAAATCTCGGCCGAATTCGTTTACAAGTTCGACTGA
- a CDS encoding VIT domain-containing protein, which yields MLALPIGLAAFGQPSSRPTPIRGDVTAPPPPAPLLVAREAETPIRLESARIDAELSGGLAHTAIELVFRNPNNRVLEGELQFPLSEGQQIDGFALDIDGRLRPAVPVPKDKGREVFEAIERRGADPALLEQTAGNQFKLRIYPIPAQGTRRVRLELREALRRHDGQWRFELPLAFAAGAQAFDLQLRSAAKPQVDGPGGEARVSSRGGGYTLALARAPAGGRLAVSVAAATGPRAYVQEHDGERYFLAEVPLQGASAPRVLPASVAVVWDSSASGRKRDHASELALLDRYFRRAGRIEASLIRLRDRAEPARVFQVENGDWSALRRELESTVYDGATAADSWQARPQVGEYLLFGDGLFNYGAGSLPQFAPGQRLYALNSAGADADAARLGALAQAHGGRLLSWQRAGELDRVAAGLLEEGPRLLGADALGADRIEVQSAFPDDGLLRIAGRLRDARAELNLRVADGQGERRQSVKIGADAPASAFPARLWARYAIARLEADPETNRAAIARLGQGFGVVTGETSLIVLDDIADYVRYDIAPPDRRDEFQRLKAAQASERDSTRKASLDRVAELYARRIEWWQRDWPKNPPKGLVARVNRAVEGGYDPEDENGDDSVHYAPPMPVADAAPVAAAAAAASEADTLRRRSEPQAVREEAVSIPELPAAMAPPAQPMPMPVAAAPAARASSLDTITVTGSRIASPEEAKAAVAGPDGRAASIALQPWQPDSPYARRLRAAPAAQVHRLYLDERDSHAVSTAFYLDVADVLESKGQRELALRVLSNLAELDLENRHVLRVLGYRLLQIGEPKLAVPVFERVLRLAEEEPQSFRDLGLAYAAAGQPQRAVDNLYEVVVRDWDDRFPGIEEIALAELNAIAAAHPGETDLAQVDPRLRRNLPLGLRAVLSWDSDNSDMDLWVTDPNGEKCFYGHKQTFQGGRITEDFTGGYGPEEFSLRKPKPGKYKVEANFFGSRQQLVTGATTLQLWLSTGFGGAGQVDRKVTLRLKDSRDTVLVGEFEVK from the coding sequence ATGCTGGCCCTGCCCATCGGCCTGGCCGCGTTCGGCCAGCCTTCGTCCCGCCCAACCCCGATCCGCGGCGACGTCACCGCGCCGCCGCCGCCGGCGCCGCTGCTGGTGGCGCGCGAGGCCGAAACCCCGATCCGGCTCGAATCGGCGCGCATCGACGCCGAGCTCAGCGGCGGCCTGGCCCACACCGCGATCGAGCTGGTGTTCCGCAACCCCAACAACCGCGTGCTCGAAGGCGAACTGCAGTTCCCGCTGAGCGAGGGCCAGCAGATCGACGGCTTCGCCCTGGACATCGACGGCCGCCTGCGCCCGGCGGTGCCGGTGCCCAAGGACAAGGGCCGCGAAGTGTTCGAGGCGATCGAGCGCCGCGGCGCCGACCCGGCCTTGCTGGAGCAGACCGCCGGCAACCAGTTCAAGCTGCGCATCTATCCGATCCCGGCCCAGGGCACGCGCCGGGTCCGGCTGGAACTGCGCGAGGCGCTGCGCCGCCACGACGGCCAGTGGCGCTTCGAGCTGCCGCTGGCGTTCGCCGCCGGCGCGCAAGCTTTCGACCTGCAACTGCGCAGCGCGGCCAAGCCGCAGGTGGACGGTCCCGGCGGCGAGGCGCGGGTGAGTTCGCGCGGCGGCGGTTACACCCTGGCCCTGGCGCGCGCGCCGGCCGGCGGCCGGCTGGCGGTCAGCGTGGCCGCCGCGACCGGGCCGCGGGCCTATGTCCAGGAGCACGACGGCGAGCGCTACTTCCTCGCCGAAGTGCCGCTGCAGGGCGCGAGCGCGCCGCGCGTGCTGCCGGCGTCGGTGGCGGTGGTCTGGGACAGCTCGGCCTCCGGCCGCAAGCGCGACCACGCCAGCGAGCTGGCCTTGCTGGACCGCTATTTCCGCCGCGCCGGCCGCATCGAGGCGAGCCTGATCCGGCTGCGCGACCGCGCCGAACCGGCGCGCGTGTTCCAGGTCGAGAACGGCGACTGGTCGGCGCTGCGGCGCGAACTGGAAAGCACGGTCTACGACGGCGCCACCGCTGCCGACAGTTGGCAGGCGCGGCCGCAGGTCGGCGAGTACCTGTTGTTCGGCGACGGTTTGTTCAACTACGGCGCCGGCAGCCTGCCGCAGTTCGCGCCCGGCCAACGCCTGTACGCGCTCAACTCGGCCGGCGCCGACGCCGACGCCGCGCGCCTGGGCGCGCTGGCCCAGGCCCACGGCGGCCGCTTGCTGAGCTGGCAGCGCGCCGGCGAACTCGACCGCGTCGCCGCCGGACTGCTCGAAGAAGGCCCGCGCCTGCTCGGCGCGGACGCGCTCGGCGCCGACCGGATCGAAGTGCAGTCCGCGTTTCCCGACGACGGCCTGCTGCGCATTGCCGGCCGCCTGCGCGACGCCCGCGCCGAGTTGAACCTGCGCGTGGCCGACGGCCAGGGCGAGCGCCGCCAGAGCGTGAAGATCGGCGCCGACGCCCCGGCCTCGGCGTTTCCCGCGCGGTTGTGGGCGCGCTACGCCATCGCCCGGCTCGAAGCCGACCCGGAGACCAACCGCGCCGCGATCGCGCGCCTGGGCCAGGGCTTCGGCGTGGTCACCGGCGAAACCTCGCTGATCGTGCTCGACGACATCGCCGACTACGTGCGCTACGACATCGCGCCGCCGGATCGCCGCGACGAGTTCCAGCGCCTCAAGGCGGCCCAGGCGAGCGAGCGCGACAGCACCCGCAAGGCCAGCCTGGACCGCGTCGCCGAGCTGTACGCGCGGCGCATCGAGTGGTGGCAGCGCGACTGGCCGAAGAACCCGCCGAAGGGGCTGGTGGCGCGGGTCAACCGTGCGGTCGAAGGCGGCTACGACCCGGAAGACGAGAACGGCGACGACAGCGTGCACTACGCGCCGCCGATGCCGGTCGCCGACGCCGCGCCCGTTGCCGCCGCCGCCGCCGCCGCGAGCGAGGCCGACACGCTGCGCCGCCGGTCCGAGCCGCAGGCCGTGCGCGAAGAAGCGGTGTCGATACCCGAGTTGCCGGCGGCGATGGCGCCGCCCGCGCAACCGATGCCAATGCCGGTCGCTGCGGCGCCGGCCGCGCGGGCCTCCTCGCTGGACACGATCACGGTGACCGGCAGCCGCATCGCTTCCCCGGAGGAAGCCAAGGCCGCCGTCGCCGGCCCGGACGGCCGCGCGGCGAGCATCGCCCTGCAGCCCTGGCAGCCCGATTCGCCCTACGCCCGCCGCCTGCGCGCCGCGCCGGCCGCGCAGGTCCACCGCCTGTACCTGGACGAGCGCGATTCGCACGCCGTCAGCACCGCGTTCTACCTCGATGTCGCCGACGTGCTCGAATCCAAGGGCCAACGCGAGCTGGCCTTGCGGGTGCTGTCGAACCTGGCCGAGCTGGATCTGGAGAACCGCCACGTCCTGCGCGTGCTCGGCTATCGCCTGTTGCAGATCGGCGAACCGAAGCTGGCGGTGCCGGTGTTCGAGCGGGTGCTGCGCCTGGCCGAGGAAGAGCCGCAGAGTTTCCGCGACCTCGGCCTGGCCTACGCCGCCGCCGGCCAGCCGCAACGCGCGGTCGACAACCTCTACGAAGTCGTCGTGCGCGACTGGGACGACCGGTTCCCCGGGATCGAGGAGATCGCCCTGGCCGAGCTCAACGCGATCGCCGCGGCGCATCCGGGCGAGACCGATCTGGCCCAGGTCGATCCGCGCCTGCGCCGCAACCTGCCGCTGGGCCTGCGCGCGGTGTTGAGCTGGGACAGCGACAACTCCGACATGGACCTGTGGGTCACCGACCCGAATGGCGAGAAGTGCTTCTACGGCCACAAGCAGACCTTCCAGGGCGGCCGCATCACCGAGGACTTCACCGGCGGCTACGGCCCCGAGGAGTTCTCGCTGCGCAAGCCCAAGCCGGGCAAGTACAAGGTCGAGGCCAACTTCTTCGGCAGCCGCCAGCAACTGGTGACCGGCGCGACCACCTTGCAGCTGTGGCTGAGCACCGGGTTCGGCGGGGCGGGGCAGGTCGACCGCAAGGTCACCCTGCGGCTCAAGGATTCGCGCGACACCGTCCTGGTCGGCGAGTTCGAAGTGAAGTGA
- a CDS encoding beta-mannosidase, translating into MPQTARPPSSWRLFAAFAALLFAAAAQAAPLSSRELHQGWQFRLQPGDPEAAAHRAATQWRGAQVPGHVHTDLLAAGLIADPYVGAPEAQLQWIGLAGWEYRTTFDLDAATLKRARNELVFDGLDTFATVTLNGRELLRADNSFRTWRVPVDGRLRERGNELRVTFESPIRKLLPRVQAMPNKIAGNYPSPYGDEPKDAMTGNFARKPGYHYGWDWGPRYVSAGIWRGVRLESWDRLRIADLHVRPHAVSRERAQGEVVLEIDSVDAGSAAIDIEYAGPDGAPTTLRQPARLRAGRNTVSVPLAIERPWLWYPVGYGEQALYTFKARIEDAGGVQAQAQRRTGLRRVELKREKDAGGQGFAFVVNGIEVFAKGANAIPFDAFPARVTRERLRRDLQSARDANMNMIRNWGGGYYESDDFFELADELGLMVWQDFMFGGGMPPGFDPAFRANVVAEARDNVRRLRNHPSIVLWCGNNEEETAWKDWGHGSKLREADPKFAEEVWNGYVALFGKDLREVVAQDGAGVPYWSSSPSNDLAEKANDSNNGDKHYWDVWGGPALPATAYLDETPRFMSEYGLQGWPSLRTIGAFAKPEEQGIDTPVIRAHQKFLAGDGNTRLLKYVRGEYGEPRDFADFVYLSQQVQAEGIELAALHHRASRPRTMGSLYWQLNDVWPGASWASLDYFGRWKPLHFHAKRFFAELAIAPLRRPAKGETELSLISDRQQPVRGEWRLRVIDFDGSVRHEQREPATLAPLSATRAGRWSDAELLRGADPKRTAAVFELWVDGRAVSRNVVYFSESRNLAWQDPKLRATLRRDGGGYVLELHADALARAVWIDFGDRDVALDDNALTVLPGETVRIALKSAADLDALERALTLRSLYRR; encoded by the coding sequence ATGCCCCAGACCGCACGGCCTCCGTCCTCCTGGCGCCTGTTCGCCGCCTTCGCCGCGCTGCTGTTCGCCGCCGCCGCGCAGGCCGCGCCGCTGTCCAGCCGCGAGCTGCACCAGGGCTGGCAGTTCCGCCTGCAGCCCGGCGATCCCGAAGCCGCCGCGCACCGCGCGGCGACCCAATGGCGCGGCGCGCAAGTGCCCGGCCACGTCCACACCGACCTGCTCGCGGCGGGCCTGATCGCCGATCCCTACGTCGGCGCGCCGGAAGCGCAGCTGCAATGGATCGGCCTGGCCGGTTGGGAATACCGCACCACCTTCGATCTCGACGCCGCGACCTTGAAGCGCGCGCGCAACGAACTGGTGTTCGACGGCCTCGACACCTTCGCCACCGTGACCCTCAACGGCCGCGAACTGCTGCGCGCCGACAACAGCTTCCGCACCTGGCGGGTGCCGGTCGACGGCCGCCTGCGCGAACGCGGCAACGAGTTGCGGGTGACGTTCGAGTCGCCGATCCGCAAGCTGCTGCCGCGGGTGCAGGCGATGCCGAACAAGATCGCCGGCAACTATCCCTCGCCCTACGGCGACGAGCCCAAGGATGCGATGACCGGCAACTTCGCGCGCAAGCCGGGCTACCACTACGGCTGGGACTGGGGCCCGCGCTACGTCAGCGCCGGCATCTGGCGCGGCGTGCGCCTGGAAAGCTGGGACCGCCTGCGCATCGCCGACCTGCACGTGCGGCCGCACGCGGTGAGCCGCGAGCGCGCGCAGGGCGAGGTGGTGCTGGAGATCGACAGCGTCGATGCCGGCAGCGCCGCGATCGACATCGAATACGCCGGCCCCGACGGCGCGCCGACGACGCTGCGCCAGCCGGCGCGGCTGCGCGCCGGCCGCAACACGGTGTCGGTGCCGCTCGCGATCGAACGTCCGTGGCTGTGGTATCCGGTCGGCTACGGCGAGCAGGCGCTGTACACGTTCAAGGCCCGCATCGAAGACGCCGGCGGCGTGCAGGCCCAGGCCCAGCGCCGCACCGGCCTGCGCCGGGTCGAGCTCAAGCGCGAGAAGGACGCCGGCGGGCAGGGCTTCGCCTTCGTCGTCAACGGCATCGAGGTGTTCGCCAAGGGCGCCAACGCGATCCCGTTCGACGCGTTCCCGGCGCGGGTCACCCGCGAGCGCCTGCGCCGCGACCTGCAGTCCGCGCGCGACGCCAACATGAACATGATCCGCAACTGGGGCGGCGGCTATTACGAGTCCGACGATTTCTTCGAACTCGCCGACGAACTCGGGCTGATGGTGTGGCAGGACTTCATGTTCGGCGGCGGCATGCCGCCGGGGTTCGATCCGGCCTTCCGCGCCAACGTCGTCGCCGAGGCCCGCGACAACGTGCGCCGGCTGCGCAACCACCCCAGCATCGTGCTGTGGTGCGGCAACAACGAGGAAGAGACCGCCTGGAAGGATTGGGGCCACGGCAGCAAGCTCAGGGAAGCCGATCCGAAGTTCGCCGAGGAAGTCTGGAACGGCTATGTCGCGCTGTTCGGCAAGGACCTGCGCGAAGTGGTCGCGCAGGACGGCGCCGGCGTGCCGTATTGGTCTAGCTCGCCGAGCAACGACCTGGCCGAGAAGGCCAACGACTCCAACAACGGCGACAAGCACTACTGGGACGTGTGGGGCGGCCCGGCGCTGCCGGCCACCGCTTATCTCGACGAGACCCCGCGCTTCATGTCCGAATACGGCCTGCAGGGCTGGCCGTCGCTGCGCACCATCGGCGCGTTCGCCAAACCCGAGGAGCAGGGCATCGACACGCCGGTGATCCGCGCCCACCAGAAGTTCCTCGCCGGCGACGGCAACACCCGCCTGCTCAAGTACGTGCGCGGCGAGTACGGCGAGCCGCGCGATTTCGCCGACTTCGTCTATCTCAGCCAGCAGGTCCAGGCCGAGGGCATCGAACTGGCCGCGCTGCACCACCGCGCCTCGCGTCCGCGCACGATGGGCTCGCTGTACTGGCAATTGAACGATGTCTGGCCGGGCGCGTCCTGGGCCAGCCTGGACTACTTCGGCCGCTGGAAGCCGCTGCATTTCCACGCCAAGCGCTTCTTCGCCGAACTGGCGATCGCGCCGCTGCGGCGGCCGGCCAAGGGCGAGACCGAGCTAAGCCTGATCTCCGACCGGCAGCAGCCGGTGCGCGGCGAATGGCGGCTGCGGGTGATCGACTTCGACGGCAGCGTTCGCCACGAGCAGCGCGAGCCAGCGACGCTGGCGCCGCTGAGCGCGACCCGCGCCGGCCGCTGGAGCGATGCCGAACTGCTGCGCGGCGCCGATCCCAAGCGCACTGCGGCGGTGTTCGAGTTGTGGGTGGACGGGCGCGCGGTGTCGCGCAACGTGGTGTATTTCAGCGAGTCCCGCAATCTGGCCTGGCAAGACCCGAAGCTGCGCGCGACGCTGCGCCGCGACGGCGGCGGCTACGTGCTTGAACTGCACGCCGACGCCTTGGCGCGCGCGGTGTGGATCGACTTCGGCGACCGCGATGTCGCGTTGGACGACAACGCGTTGACGGTGTTGCCGGGCGAGACGGTGCGGATCGCGCTGAAGTCGGCGGCCGACCTCGACGCGCTGGAGCGCGCCTTGACCCTGCGTTCGTTGTACCGCCGCTGA
- a CDS encoding family 20 glycosylhydrolase — protein sequence MNRLFANSRTLARLTRARLPLALFGLVGAAIGLGPAANAAEPVPAAQTAAPELVPLPASVQWGEGAFALDAATTIYANNAEARAVAQLLRDELAATQGLQLALRSGAPKPRKHEDEPAQYVQFVAEPAGRDARANERYRLDIGPRGIRVAGAPAGLFYGYQTLRQLLPAARGGAPLRLRALSVEDAPRFAYRGMHLDVGRHLFPLDFIKRYLDQMARYKLNTFHWHLTDDQGWRLEIKRYPKLVGVGSKRKQTVVGRNIDPFVGDGTPYGGFYTQEQAREIVAYARARHITVIPEIEMPGHALAALAAYPELACTPGPFEVGANWGVYDDIFCPKEATFKFLENVLDEVVAIFPAPYVHIGGDEAPKTRWKASAQAQAVIRREGLKDEHELQSWFIRRMEKFLHTRGKRIIGWDEILEGGLAPDATVMSWRGEAGGIAAAQQGHDVVMTPTQCCYFDYGQGPAAQEQWGLGGELSMDKVYAYDPVPAALTAAQARHVLGVQGNVWTEHLKTPAMVEYMAFPRLLALAEVAWTPQAQRAWPDFQRRLRGQFAHLDRDRVGYRIPAPQGLEDVLLIQQGRERRRSHTVTLAPAVPGAAIRYTLDGRDPDDASPLYSAPIELVLELDKPVQLRTVSVLADGRRSGVQAATLRYRSYLPATAKPARTAAGWSYRVYEGLFANLDEFAAAAKRRPAAQGAADTLALERFGRRSRFGVRFDGYVRVPADGAYRFALQGDDRSALYVDGEAVVRNETYDRTIETSVPLRAGWHRLRLDWYQREGGMSLGLRMAAPDAQGQPGEWKTLDAGAVAH from the coding sequence ATGAATCGTCTTTTCGCCAACAGCCGCACCCTCGCCAGGCTAACCCGCGCGCGCCTGCCGCTGGCCTTGTTCGGCCTGGTCGGCGCGGCGATCGGCCTGGGGCCGGCCGCCAACGCGGCCGAGCCCGTGCCGGCGGCGCAGACCGCCGCGCCCGAACTGGTCCCGCTGCCCGCGAGTGTGCAGTGGGGCGAGGGCGCGTTCGCGCTCGATGCGGCCACCACGATCTACGCCAACAACGCCGAGGCCCGCGCCGTCGCCCAGCTGCTGCGCGACGAACTCGCCGCCACCCAGGGCCTGCAGTTGGCCTTGCGCAGCGGCGCGCCGAAGCCGCGCAAGCACGAGGACGAACCGGCGCAATACGTGCAGTTCGTCGCCGAGCCCGCCGGCCGCGACGCCCGGGCCAACGAGCGCTACCGGCTCGACATCGGCCCGCGCGGCATCCGCGTGGCCGGCGCGCCGGCCGGCCTGTTCTACGGCTACCAGACCCTGCGCCAACTGCTGCCGGCCGCGCGCGGCGGCGCGCCGTTGCGGCTGCGCGCGCTCAGCGTCGAGGACGCGCCGCGCTTCGCTTATCGCGGCATGCACCTGGACGTCGGCCGGCACCTGTTCCCGCTGGACTTCATCAAGCGCTATCTCGACCAGATGGCGCGCTACAAGCTCAACACCTTCCACTGGCATCTCACCGACGACCAGGGCTGGCGCCTGGAAATCAAGCGCTATCCCAAGCTCGTCGGCGTGGGTTCCAAGCGCAAGCAGACGGTGGTCGGCCGCAACATCGATCCCTTCGTAGGCGACGGCACGCCTTACGGCGGCTTCTACACCCAGGAGCAGGCGCGCGAGATCGTGGCCTATGCGCGCGCGCGCCACATCACGGTGATTCCGGAAATCGAGATGCCCGGCCACGCCCTGGCCGCGCTGGCCGCGTATCCGGAACTCGCGTGTACGCCGGGCCCGTTCGAGGTCGGCGCCAACTGGGGCGTGTACGACGACATCTTCTGTCCGAAAGAGGCGACCTTCAAATTCCTGGAGAACGTGCTCGACGAAGTGGTCGCGATCTTCCCCGCGCCGTACGTGCACATCGGCGGCGACGAAGCGCCGAAGACGCGCTGGAAGGCCAGCGCGCAGGCGCAGGCGGTGATCCGCCGCGAAGGGCTGAAGGACGAGCACGAACTGCAGAGCTGGTTCATCCGCCGGATGGAGAAATTCCTGCACACCCGCGGCAAGCGCATCATCGGCTGGGACGAGATCCTCGAAGGCGGGCTGGCGCCGGACGCGACGGTGATGTCCTGGCGCGGCGAGGCCGGCGGCATCGCGGCCGCGCAACAAGGCCACGACGTCGTCATGACCCCGACCCAGTGCTGCTACTTCGATTACGGCCAGGGCCCGGCCGCGCAGGAGCAGTGGGGCCTCGGCGGCGAGCTGAGCATGGACAAGGTCTACGCCTACGACCCGGTGCCGGCGGCGCTGACCGCGGCGCAGGCGCGGCATGTGCTCGGCGTGCAGGGCAACGTCTGGACCGAACACCTCAAGACCCCGGCGATGGTCGAGTACATGGCGTTCCCGCGCCTGCTCGCGCTGGCCGAGGTGGCGTGGACGCCGCAGGCGCAGCGCGCCTGGCCGGACTTCCAGCGCCGCCTGCGCGGCCAGTTCGCCCACCTGGACCGCGACCGCGTCGGCTACCGCATTCCCGCGCCGCAGGGGCTGGAGGATGTCCTGCTGATCCAGCAAGGCCGCGAGCGCCGCCGCAGCCACACCGTGACGCTGGCGCCGGCGGTGCCGGGAGCGGCGATCCGCTACACCCTCGACGGCCGCGATCCGGACGACGCTTCGCCGCTGTATTCGGCGCCGATCGAGCTGGTGCTGGAACTGGACAAGCCGGTGCAGCTGCGCACCGTCAGCGTGCTCGCCGACGGCCGCCGCAGTGGGGTGCAGGCCGCCACCCTGCGTTATCGCAGTTATCTGCCGGCGACCGCCAAGCCGGCGCGCACCGCCGCCGGCTGGAGCTACCGCGTGTACGAAGGCCTGTTCGCCAACCTCGACGAGTTCGCCGCCGCCGCCAAGCGGCGTCCGGCGGCGCAGGGCGCGGCCGACACGCTGGCGCTGGAGCGCTTCGGCCGCCGCAGCCGCTTCGGCGTGCGCTTCGACGGCTATGTGCGGGTGCCGGCCGACGGCGCCTACCGGTTCGCGCTGCAGGGCGACGACCGCTCGGCGCTGTACGTCGACGGCGAGGCGGTCGTCCGCAACGAGACTTACGACCGCACCATCGAGACATCGGTGCCGCTGCGCGCCGGCTGGCACCGCCTGCGCCTGGACTGGTACCAGCGCGAGGGCGGCATGAGCCTGGGCCTGCGCATGGCCGCGCCGGACGCGCAGGGCCAGCCCGGCGAATGGAAGACGCTCGACGCCGGCGCGGTGGCGCATTGA